One genomic window of Struthio camelus isolate bStrCam1 chromosome 1, bStrCam1.hap1, whole genome shotgun sequence includes the following:
- the RAI2 gene encoding retinoic acid-induced protein 2 isoform X2 has protein sequence MAKLCLCRCFWQRGATAGPGDSNVNLESAESHKPCKMEELYKDTQNLPMDVTSSPSTIANNKLENGVAQLITAEAWNINSTDLMKKALSPLVTVPAPSILTPPAESQSGVALKVAATVLQPICLGDSPVVLPIHLQVAGSATPQLAANGSTPYVMTTQGPVPLPVLLEQHVFQHLNSPLVLPPGAPCAANPLHSNLFQGSSAPVGQPQLLDPKPSSQAPEPVLPPVFQTPGFAAVLQDLFPSPGTLGSAPCQPPPDYASLPPQAFSSPLSPLVPPATLLVPYPVIVPLPVPVPIPIPIPIPVPHSAEAKVAPDYPKPPLFTLHSCKGTQTPLEKEESKPFDFIHQREFSQLNRHTVIKMSNENEALDLSMKTAPLLKASEASLQVPPEDGALDLSLASCRKTGSSGGHAEAAGAICSGSMLDSAAHAVLDKLSSATTPFTSSKPHETSAKVDGRIMGNSSAELLRQQQKWLVDQAGRTACEPKAGNNIEIVSTSQTAKVIVSVKDAVPTIFCGKIKGLSGVSTKNFSFKRDMPQDSVLQCYDVKNQPEPRDNAEALRKPVKNRSVKLKKMNSPEIHILPIKKQRLAAFFPRK, from the coding sequence GCCAAATTATGTCTGTGCAGATGCTTTTGGCAGCGCGGAGCCACTGCGGGTCCTGGTGACAGCAATGTAAACTTGGAGTCTGCAGAGTCTCACAAGCCCTGTAAAATGGAGGAGCTGTACAAGGACACCCAAAACCTGCCCATGGACGTTACCAGCTCGCCTTCCACGATCGCCAACAACAAACTCGAAAACGGGGTCGCGCAGCTGATAACGGCGGAGGCCTGGAACATCAACTCGACGGACCTGATGAAGAAAGCGCTTTCCCCGCTGGTGACGGTGCCCGCTCCCTCCATCCTCACGCCGCCGGCCGAGTCGCAGAGCGGGGTGGCGCTCAAGGTGGCCGCCACCGTGCTGCAGCCCATCTGCCTGGGGGAcagccccgtggtgctgcccattCACCTGCAGGTCGCCGGCAGCGCCACGCCGCAGCTGGCGGCCAACGGCAGCACGCCCTACGTCATGACGACCCAAGGCCCCGTCCCGCTGCCTGTCCTCCTGGAGCAGCACGTCTTTCAGCATTTGAATTCGCCCCTCGTGCTGCCCCCGGGTGCTCCCTGCGCCGCCAACCCTCTCCACAGCAATCTCTTCCAGGGCTCCTCCGCCCCCGTtgggcagccccagctcctggatCCGAAGCCTTCCAGCCAAGCCCCGGAGCCTGTCCTGCCACCGGTGTTTCAGACGCCCGGCTTCGCCGCCGTCCTGCAGGATCTGTTTCCCTCGCCGGGCACCCTGGGCTCTGccccctgccagccaccccccgaCTACGCGTCCCTCCCGCCCCAGGCCTTCAGCTCACCGCTGTCGCCGCTGGTCCCGCCAGCCACTCTGCTGGTCCCTTACCCCGTGATTGTGCCCCTGCCTGTCCCGgtgcccatccccatccccatccccatccccgtacCTCACAGTGCCGAAGCCAAGGTGGCCCCGGACTACCCCAAACCGCCGCTGTTCACCCTGCATTCCTGCAAGGGCACCCAGACCCCCCTGGAGAAAGAGGAATCAAAGCCCTTCGACTTCATCCACCAGCGGGAGTTTTCCCAGCTCAATCGCCACACGGTCATCAAGATGAGCAACGAGAACGAGGCCCTGGACCTCTCCATGAAAACGGCACCCTTGCTCAAGGCCAGCGAGGCCAGCCTGCAGGTACCGCCAGAAGACGGGGCGTTGGACCTGTCGCTGGCGTCGTGCCGCAAGACGGGCAGTAGCGGGGGCCACGCTGAAGCAGCCGGTGCCATCTGCTCCGGCTCCATGCTGGACAGTGCCGCTCATGCCGTGCTGGACAAGCTCTCCAGCGCGACAACCCCCTTCACCTCTTCCAAACCACACGAAACCTCAGCCAAGGTCGACGGCCGGATCATGGGTAACAGCTCGGCCGAGCTCCTGCGACAGCAGCAGAAGTGGCTGGTGGACCAGGCGGGCAGAACAGCCTGTGAGCCAAAGGCCGGCAATAATATCGAGATAGTAAGCACGTCACAGACAGCCAAAGTGATAGTGTCCGTCAAAGATGCTGTGCCCACTATTTTCTGTGGCAAGATCAAAGGCCTCTCGGGAGTATCCACTAAAAACTTTTCCTTCAAAAGGGACATGCCCCAGGACTCTGTGCTGCAGTGTTACGACGTGAAGAACCAGCCGGAGCCTAGGGATAACGCAGAAGCTCTTAGGAAGCCCGTAAAAAACAGGAGTgtaaagttaaagaaaatgaacTCGCCAGAAATACATATTCTTCCAATCAAAAAGCAACGgcttgctgccttttttccaAGAAAGTAA
- the RAI2 gene encoding retinoic acid-induced protein 2 isoform X1, with amino-acid sequence MLFCSSASPYLFTTDSLLLVPSGLKNKNEWSKIFCCQNRTSLPCLQAKLCLCRCFWQRGATAGPGDSNVNLESAESHKPCKMEELYKDTQNLPMDVTSSPSTIANNKLENGVAQLITAEAWNINSTDLMKKALSPLVTVPAPSILTPPAESQSGVALKVAATVLQPICLGDSPVVLPIHLQVAGSATPQLAANGSTPYVMTTQGPVPLPVLLEQHVFQHLNSPLVLPPGAPCAANPLHSNLFQGSSAPVGQPQLLDPKPSSQAPEPVLPPVFQTPGFAAVLQDLFPSPGTLGSAPCQPPPDYASLPPQAFSSPLSPLVPPATLLVPYPVIVPLPVPVPIPIPIPIPVPHSAEAKVAPDYPKPPLFTLHSCKGTQTPLEKEESKPFDFIHQREFSQLNRHTVIKMSNENEALDLSMKTAPLLKASEASLQVPPEDGALDLSLASCRKTGSSGGHAEAAGAICSGSMLDSAAHAVLDKLSSATTPFTSSKPHETSAKVDGRIMGNSSAELLRQQQKWLVDQAGRTACEPKAGNNIEIVSTSQTAKVIVSVKDAVPTIFCGKIKGLSGVSTKNFSFKRDMPQDSVLQCYDVKNQPEPRDNAEALRKPVKNRSVKLKKMNSPEIHILPIKKQRLAAFFPRK; translated from the coding sequence GCCAAATTATGTCTGTGCAGATGCTTTTGGCAGCGCGGAGCCACTGCGGGTCCTGGTGACAGCAATGTAAACTTGGAGTCTGCAGAGTCTCACAAGCCCTGTAAAATGGAGGAGCTGTACAAGGACACCCAAAACCTGCCCATGGACGTTACCAGCTCGCCTTCCACGATCGCCAACAACAAACTCGAAAACGGGGTCGCGCAGCTGATAACGGCGGAGGCCTGGAACATCAACTCGACGGACCTGATGAAGAAAGCGCTTTCCCCGCTGGTGACGGTGCCCGCTCCCTCCATCCTCACGCCGCCGGCCGAGTCGCAGAGCGGGGTGGCGCTCAAGGTGGCCGCCACCGTGCTGCAGCCCATCTGCCTGGGGGAcagccccgtggtgctgcccattCACCTGCAGGTCGCCGGCAGCGCCACGCCGCAGCTGGCGGCCAACGGCAGCACGCCCTACGTCATGACGACCCAAGGCCCCGTCCCGCTGCCTGTCCTCCTGGAGCAGCACGTCTTTCAGCATTTGAATTCGCCCCTCGTGCTGCCCCCGGGTGCTCCCTGCGCCGCCAACCCTCTCCACAGCAATCTCTTCCAGGGCTCCTCCGCCCCCGTtgggcagccccagctcctggatCCGAAGCCTTCCAGCCAAGCCCCGGAGCCTGTCCTGCCACCGGTGTTTCAGACGCCCGGCTTCGCCGCCGTCCTGCAGGATCTGTTTCCCTCGCCGGGCACCCTGGGCTCTGccccctgccagccaccccccgaCTACGCGTCCCTCCCGCCCCAGGCCTTCAGCTCACCGCTGTCGCCGCTGGTCCCGCCAGCCACTCTGCTGGTCCCTTACCCCGTGATTGTGCCCCTGCCTGTCCCGgtgcccatccccatccccatccccatccccgtacCTCACAGTGCCGAAGCCAAGGTGGCCCCGGACTACCCCAAACCGCCGCTGTTCACCCTGCATTCCTGCAAGGGCACCCAGACCCCCCTGGAGAAAGAGGAATCAAAGCCCTTCGACTTCATCCACCAGCGGGAGTTTTCCCAGCTCAATCGCCACACGGTCATCAAGATGAGCAACGAGAACGAGGCCCTGGACCTCTCCATGAAAACGGCACCCTTGCTCAAGGCCAGCGAGGCCAGCCTGCAGGTACCGCCAGAAGACGGGGCGTTGGACCTGTCGCTGGCGTCGTGCCGCAAGACGGGCAGTAGCGGGGGCCACGCTGAAGCAGCCGGTGCCATCTGCTCCGGCTCCATGCTGGACAGTGCCGCTCATGCCGTGCTGGACAAGCTCTCCAGCGCGACAACCCCCTTCACCTCTTCCAAACCACACGAAACCTCAGCCAAGGTCGACGGCCGGATCATGGGTAACAGCTCGGCCGAGCTCCTGCGACAGCAGCAGAAGTGGCTGGTGGACCAGGCGGGCAGAACAGCCTGTGAGCCAAAGGCCGGCAATAATATCGAGATAGTAAGCACGTCACAGACAGCCAAAGTGATAGTGTCCGTCAAAGATGCTGTGCCCACTATTTTCTGTGGCAAGATCAAAGGCCTCTCGGGAGTATCCACTAAAAACTTTTCCTTCAAAAGGGACATGCCCCAGGACTCTGTGCTGCAGTGTTACGACGTGAAGAACCAGCCGGAGCCTAGGGATAACGCAGAAGCTCTTAGGAAGCCCGTAAAAAACAGGAGTgtaaagttaaagaaaatgaacTCGCCAGAAATACATATTCTTCCAATCAAAAAGCAACGgcttgctgccttttttccaAGAAAGTAA
- the RAI2 gene encoding retinoic acid-induced protein 2 isoform X3, whose amino-acid sequence MEELYKDTQNLPMDVTSSPSTIANNKLENGVAQLITAEAWNINSTDLMKKALSPLVTVPAPSILTPPAESQSGVALKVAATVLQPICLGDSPVVLPIHLQVAGSATPQLAANGSTPYVMTTQGPVPLPVLLEQHVFQHLNSPLVLPPGAPCAANPLHSNLFQGSSAPVGQPQLLDPKPSSQAPEPVLPPVFQTPGFAAVLQDLFPSPGTLGSAPCQPPPDYASLPPQAFSSPLSPLVPPATLLVPYPVIVPLPVPVPIPIPIPIPVPHSAEAKVAPDYPKPPLFTLHSCKGTQTPLEKEESKPFDFIHQREFSQLNRHTVIKMSNENEALDLSMKTAPLLKASEASLQVPPEDGALDLSLASCRKTGSSGGHAEAAGAICSGSMLDSAAHAVLDKLSSATTPFTSSKPHETSAKVDGRIMGNSSAELLRQQQKWLVDQAGRTACEPKAGNNIEIVSTSQTAKVIVSVKDAVPTIFCGKIKGLSGVSTKNFSFKRDMPQDSVLQCYDVKNQPEPRDNAEALRKPVKNRSVKLKKMNSPEIHILPIKKQRLAAFFPRK is encoded by the coding sequence ATGGAGGAGCTGTACAAGGACACCCAAAACCTGCCCATGGACGTTACCAGCTCGCCTTCCACGATCGCCAACAACAAACTCGAAAACGGGGTCGCGCAGCTGATAACGGCGGAGGCCTGGAACATCAACTCGACGGACCTGATGAAGAAAGCGCTTTCCCCGCTGGTGACGGTGCCCGCTCCCTCCATCCTCACGCCGCCGGCCGAGTCGCAGAGCGGGGTGGCGCTCAAGGTGGCCGCCACCGTGCTGCAGCCCATCTGCCTGGGGGAcagccccgtggtgctgcccattCACCTGCAGGTCGCCGGCAGCGCCACGCCGCAGCTGGCGGCCAACGGCAGCACGCCCTACGTCATGACGACCCAAGGCCCCGTCCCGCTGCCTGTCCTCCTGGAGCAGCACGTCTTTCAGCATTTGAATTCGCCCCTCGTGCTGCCCCCGGGTGCTCCCTGCGCCGCCAACCCTCTCCACAGCAATCTCTTCCAGGGCTCCTCCGCCCCCGTtgggcagccccagctcctggatCCGAAGCCTTCCAGCCAAGCCCCGGAGCCTGTCCTGCCACCGGTGTTTCAGACGCCCGGCTTCGCCGCCGTCCTGCAGGATCTGTTTCCCTCGCCGGGCACCCTGGGCTCTGccccctgccagccaccccccgaCTACGCGTCCCTCCCGCCCCAGGCCTTCAGCTCACCGCTGTCGCCGCTGGTCCCGCCAGCCACTCTGCTGGTCCCTTACCCCGTGATTGTGCCCCTGCCTGTCCCGgtgcccatccccatccccatccccatccccgtacCTCACAGTGCCGAAGCCAAGGTGGCCCCGGACTACCCCAAACCGCCGCTGTTCACCCTGCATTCCTGCAAGGGCACCCAGACCCCCCTGGAGAAAGAGGAATCAAAGCCCTTCGACTTCATCCACCAGCGGGAGTTTTCCCAGCTCAATCGCCACACGGTCATCAAGATGAGCAACGAGAACGAGGCCCTGGACCTCTCCATGAAAACGGCACCCTTGCTCAAGGCCAGCGAGGCCAGCCTGCAGGTACCGCCAGAAGACGGGGCGTTGGACCTGTCGCTGGCGTCGTGCCGCAAGACGGGCAGTAGCGGGGGCCACGCTGAAGCAGCCGGTGCCATCTGCTCCGGCTCCATGCTGGACAGTGCCGCTCATGCCGTGCTGGACAAGCTCTCCAGCGCGACAACCCCCTTCACCTCTTCCAAACCACACGAAACCTCAGCCAAGGTCGACGGCCGGATCATGGGTAACAGCTCGGCCGAGCTCCTGCGACAGCAGCAGAAGTGGCTGGTGGACCAGGCGGGCAGAACAGCCTGTGAGCCAAAGGCCGGCAATAATATCGAGATAGTAAGCACGTCACAGACAGCCAAAGTGATAGTGTCCGTCAAAGATGCTGTGCCCACTATTTTCTGTGGCAAGATCAAAGGCCTCTCGGGAGTATCCACTAAAAACTTTTCCTTCAAAAGGGACATGCCCCAGGACTCTGTGCTGCAGTGTTACGACGTGAAGAACCAGCCGGAGCCTAGGGATAACGCAGAAGCTCTTAGGAAGCCCGTAAAAAACAGGAGTgtaaagttaaagaaaatgaacTCGCCAGAAATACATATTCTTCCAATCAAAAAGCAACGgcttgctgccttttttccaAGAAAGTAA